A DNA window from Candidatus Sulfidibacterium hydrothermale contains the following coding sequences:
- a CDS encoding efflux RND transporter periplasmic adaptor subunit — MTKRFFIKILPIGFILLLFLVSCGHKESKVHEKVHVKTETATATVKTFYERINGFGTIQAVKTLDLEAKFGGIVHFKNMQGHIKKGMVIYTINGPEIDLKREKLEKALTTAQTQYLYYKQFYEAKKKLAEKSFLSRIEFEKVTSDLQKAQNNLNNAQYELNYFLTMTRYKAPFSGYLDNLQVPQGEDAAVGQLLGTFQDDDHVKLVAPFYGNINRLPHNKIKLQIGQNTFEGKIIYKEKAVNPSTGGHTLWITLQDSLHLLKCGNYVSFSFLVNRHKAVSVPQTAVIRQNNHFYVMGLVDHHYQKISVIPGPTQNGQTEIKKGLKNGMVVLTEGAFEVFYGNLSRTMKVDD; from the coding sequence ATGACAAAACGTTTTTTCATCAAGATATTACCAATAGGTTTTATTCTTTTGCTTTTTCTTGTAAGCTGTGGACACAAGGAATCAAAAGTCCACGAAAAAGTTCATGTTAAAACCGAAACCGCCACAGCTACTGTAAAAACTTTTTACGAAAGAATCAATGGTTTTGGAACCATCCAAGCCGTTAAAACGCTGGACCTGGAAGCCAAATTTGGGGGTATTGTACACTTCAAAAACATGCAAGGTCACATTAAAAAAGGAATGGTTATTTATACGATCAATGGTCCGGAAATCGACTTAAAACGAGAAAAGCTGGAAAAAGCGCTCACCACTGCCCAGACACAATACCTGTATTACAAACAGTTTTATGAAGCCAAAAAAAAGCTGGCGGAGAAATCTTTTCTGTCAAGAATTGAATTTGAAAAAGTTACCAGCGACTTACAAAAAGCGCAAAACAACCTGAACAACGCGCAATACGAACTGAATTATTTTCTTACCATGACCCGCTATAAAGCTCCGTTCAGTGGTTATCTCGACAATTTGCAGGTACCCCAGGGAGAAGACGCCGCTGTCGGCCAGCTTCTCGGAACTTTTCAGGACGACGACCATGTAAAACTTGTTGCACCGTTCTATGGAAATATCAACCGTTTACCCCACAACAAAATAAAACTACAGATTGGTCAAAACACTTTTGAAGGAAAAATCATTTACAAAGAAAAAGCGGTAAATCCATCCACTGGCGGACACACACTCTGGATCACGCTGCAAGATTCGCTCCACCTGCTGAAATGCGGAAATTACGTTTCGTTTTCTTTTCTTGTTAACCGGCACAAGGCCGTATCCGTTCCACAAACAGCTGTTATCCGGCAGAATAATCATTTTTATGTGATGGGACTGGTTGATCATCACTACCAAAAAATCTCGGTCATCCCCGGACCAACCCAAAACGGACAAACAGAAATCAAAAAAGGGCTAAAAAACGGCATGGTCGTGTTAACGGAAGGGGCTTTTGAAGTGTTTTACGGAAACCTTTCCCGGACGATGAAAGTGGACGACTAA
- a CDS encoding ATP-binding protein, with protein sequence MKLYRKYGNLAPYLKPNKALIILGPRQVGKTTLMEDFLSTTSLKIKKVTGDNITIHQALGSQSLKEITSFCEGYDLIAIDEAQKIPHIGMGMKLMVDHIPNIRIIATGSSSFELTGQTGEPLTGRKTTLMLYPVAQMEMLHHFNRYELKEKIDEFLIYGSYPAVITAETVTEKKNILEELTGSYLFKDILEFERIKSPQILIDLLRLLAFQVGSEVSINELAQNLKIDNKTVKRYIELLEKSFIIFTLRGYSSNLRKEISKKAKYYFYDNGIRNTVIANLNPLNMRNDKGQLWENFLVLERLKKQAYTSLYANNFFWRTWSGKEVDFVEERDGRLFGFEFKWKAKNSKPPQLWYDIYPEASWQVIDRSNYLDFVTG encoded by the coding sequence ATGAAGCTGTACCGCAAATACGGAAATCTTGCTCCCTATTTAAAACCAAACAAAGCACTCATTATATTGGGGCCTCGTCAGGTGGGAAAGACCACTCTGATGGAAGATTTCCTTTCAACAACCAGCCTGAAAATTAAAAAAGTAACCGGAGATAACATTACTATTCATCAGGCACTTGGTTCACAGTCGCTAAAAGAAATAACGTCTTTTTGTGAAGGTTACGATTTAATCGCCATCGACGAAGCACAAAAAATTCCTCATATTGGAATGGGGATGAAATTAATGGTTGATCATATTCCTAATATCCGGATTATTGCAACCGGCTCTTCTTCTTTTGAGCTTACAGGTCAGACTGGTGAACCGTTAACAGGGCGAAAAACCACTTTGATGCTCTATCCTGTTGCACAAATGGAAATGCTTCATCATTTTAACCGTTATGAATTAAAAGAAAAAATAGATGAATTTTTAATCTATGGTAGTTACCCTGCCGTGATAACGGCAGAAACTGTTACGGAAAAAAAGAATATTTTGGAGGAACTGACAGGTTCCTATCTGTTTAAAGATATTCTTGAATTTGAGAGAATTAAAAGTCCGCAAATTTTGATCGATCTCCTCCGATTATTGGCATTTCAGGTGGGTAGCGAAGTGTCCATCAATGAATTAGCTCAAAACCTGAAAATTGATAACAAGACAGTAAAACGTTATATCGAATTACTCGAAAAATCTTTCATTATTTTTACGTTAAGAGGATACAGCAGCAACCTACGAAAGGAAATCTCAAAAAAAGCAAAATATTATTTTTACGATAATGGTATCAGAAATACTGTTATTGCCAATCTCAATCCTTTAAACATGCGAAACGACAAAGGACAGTTGTGGGAAAATTTCCTTGTGCTGGAACGCTTAAAAAAACAAGCTTATACATCCCTTTATGCCAATAATTTTTTCTGGAGAACATGGTCGGGTAAAGAAGTTGACTTTGTAGAAGAACGTGATGGAAGACTTTTCGGATTTGAATTTAAATGGAAAGCCAAAAACAGTAAGCCTCCCCAACTATGGTACGACATTTATCCGGAAGCTTCGTGGCAGGTAATTGACAGATCAAATTATTTGGATTTTGTAACCGGTTAA